From Pseudanabaena sp. PCC 6802, one genomic window encodes:
- a CDS encoding diguanylate cyclase, producing MEQDVTACLHDLVRLATYACQVPTALITIFDGEILNYFISFGLKAKSWYAELPFCTYARRGSSLFVVEDASTDSRFAKHPLVKNLPHIKFYAGMPLIADDGRAIGTFCVVDYLPRMLSTEQKEAIALLAQQAVMQVQRHNSRVQGAKLETLTKQVEALQSESQFLRSQIKDLEWENDRMQLLYRLGMALQTCSNFEKAYQAIAPLLPQLFPDCTGNIFIGLETHWNIAHSVLAWGEPPPSPLKEIYLDRCQSLISHPMYRQSCLSNASSTANNPEEYCLCCHQEKLLQDRKLLCFPLNIEDNVVGVLHLYPTSQVPWTEERRLFVEKVVNQLTIAFGNLKVLHTFKLKSIRDHLTGLFNRRYFEEILERLLNRGEQGNYAVSLIVLDIDYFKNINDTFGHLAGDAVLRDIGIFLKGSVRPTDIACRYGGEEFAIVLPACPIEIAGQRAEKLRRGIQYLGMEYQGQSLGKVTISGGVAAFPDCGSTLAELVSAADTALYQAKVSGRNRICISNKLTVH from the coding sequence ATGGAACAGGATGTTACTGCCTGTTTGCACGATCTGGTCAGACTGGCTACCTATGCTTGTCAGGTACCTACAGCTCTAATTACAATTTTCGATGGGGAAATATTAAATTACTTCATTAGTTTTGGATTGAAAGCAAAAAGTTGGTATGCAGAGTTACCTTTTTGCACCTATGCCCGACGTGGCTCATCCTTGTTTGTAGTAGAGGATGCCTCAACTGACTCGCGCTTTGCCAAACACCCTTTGGTTAAAAATTTGCCCCACATTAAATTCTATGCGGGGATGCCCCTGATCGCGGACGATGGAAGAGCGATCGGTACGTTTTGTGTAGTTGATTATTTGCCTCGGATGCTAAGCACCGAACAAAAGGAAGCGATCGCGCTTCTAGCCCAGCAGGCAGTAATGCAAGTGCAACGGCATAATTCCCGCGTGCAGGGCGCAAAGCTTGAAACTCTGACAAAACAGGTAGAAGCTCTGCAATCGGAATCTCAGTTCCTGCGATCGCAGATTAAGGATCTCGAATGGGAGAACGATCGGATGCAGTTGCTGTACCGCCTGGGAATGGCGCTGCAAACCTGTTCTAACTTTGAGAAAGCATATCAAGCGATCGCACCACTGCTGCCTCAATTATTCCCAGACTGTACCGGTAATATTTTTATAGGATTAGAAACCCATTGGAATATTGCCCATTCGGTTTTGGCGTGGGGAGAGCCACCGCCATCGCCTCTAAAAGAGATTTATCTGGATCGTTGTCAATCCCTAATATCTCATCCAATGTATCGGCAGTCTTGCTTATCTAATGCCAGCAGTACTGCGAATAATCCTGAGGAGTATTGCCTTTGCTGTCATCAGGAGAAACTATTACAGGATCGAAAGCTATTGTGTTTCCCGCTTAATATCGAAGACAATGTAGTAGGTGTTTTGCATCTGTATCCTACCTCTCAAGTGCCCTGGACTGAGGAGCGCAGATTGTTTGTTGAGAAAGTAGTTAACCAACTGACAATTGCATTTGGGAATCTCAAAGTACTGCATACGTTTAAACTTAAAAGTATTCGAGATCATTTAACCGGTTTATTCAATCGTCGCTATTTTGAAGAGATCTTAGAACGCCTGCTCAATCGTGGCGAACAGGGGAACTATGCGGTTAGCTTGATCGTGCTCGATATCGACTATTTCAAAAACATAAACGATACGTTTGGACATTTAGCTGGAGATGCTGTTTTGAGGGATATTGGGATTTTTCTGAAGGGTTCCGTGCGACCTACAGATATCGCATGTCGGTATGGTGGGGAAGAGTTTGCGATCGTGTTACCGGCATGTCCGATCGAAATTGCTGGGCAAAGGGCAGAAAAGCTACGTCGAGGGATTCAATACCTAGGAATGGAATACCAAGGACAGAGTCTTGGGAAGGTAACAATTTCTGGTGGGGTGGCAGCATTTCCAGATTGTGGCTCAACGTTAGCCGAGTTGGTCAGTGCGGCAGATACGGCTTTGTATCAAGCAAAAGTAAGCGGGCGCAATCGTATTTGTATAAGTAACAAATTAACCGTGCATTAG
- a CDS encoding J domain-containing protein, with amino-acid sequence MQEPSNYYEILGVPQNASSADIKAAYYRLVRKYHPDLNQTDLTAQDKFCQVTEAYQVLNDPERRLVYDRLINNLNNARPSNAQAGNPTQDAETAYTRGLDKLNRADCREAIAHFTEAIALHASYTAAYNCRGLAYYKLGDSASAIIDYTQAIRLNPDFAEAYYNRGLARFRLGYSQAAIEDFTKAGELQPNYGQAYYRRGLVYVDLDDRTHAIADLQMAVEAFTACSDLPGVQLAQSTLQSLKVKHKSRQIVSKTRELIDDTRMALGNFIPNPLGGMLPVYARLTVVRAVRLSICIAVIFNLCFTIGAYMLWRQIYNNTVPTDKLIFTGGVVFLGFAVSSFVMRSFLRGRGSFVGDLFIAGASLLPIGALVLLSGLVGVSHGAIALAIFAVFSISYAILTAYSGCNQISNMSESASTLSVPTIFCLTGFILAACIAWMRPMGIRPDGLVTFLMGFLIN; translated from the coding sequence ATGCAAGAACCCAGTAACTACTACGAAATTTTGGGAGTGCCTCAAAATGCCAGTTCTGCTGATATTAAAGCAGCTTATTATCGATTAGTTCGTAAATATCACCCAGATTTAAACCAGACCGATCTAACTGCCCAAGACAAGTTTTGCCAGGTAACAGAAGCCTATCAGGTGTTAAACGATCCCGAACGGAGATTGGTTTACGATCGCCTGATTAATAACTTAAATAATGCACGGCCAAGTAACGCGCAGGCAGGCAATCCTACGCAAGATGCTGAAACTGCCTATACTCGCGGCCTAGATAAGCTCAACCGAGCTGATTGCAGAGAAGCGATCGCGCACTTTACAGAAGCGATCGCGCTCCATGCTAGCTATACGGCAGCATATAATTGTCGCGGCCTCGCTTATTACAAACTAGGAGACTCGGCCTCGGCAATTATCGACTACACTCAGGCAATTCGCCTAAACCCTGATTTTGCGGAAGCCTACTATAATCGAGGACTGGCGAGGTTTCGCTTAGGCTACAGCCAGGCGGCAATTGAGGATTTTACCAAGGCTGGGGAATTGCAGCCAAACTACGGGCAAGCCTACTATAGGCGAGGGTTAGTTTATGTCGATCTAGACGACCGCACCCATGCGATCGCCGATCTACAGATGGCGGTGGAAGCATTTACAGCATGTTCGGATCTGCCGGGCGTGCAGTTGGCGCAGTCAACCCTACAATCGCTCAAGGTCAAACATAAATCGCGGCAAATTGTTAGTAAAACCAGGGAACTGATCGATGACACTCGCATGGCTCTGGGTAATTTCATACCCAATCCTTTGGGGGGGATGCTGCCTGTCTATGCCAGGTTAACTGTAGTTCGAGCAGTCAGGTTGAGTATCTGCATAGCAGTTATTTTCAACCTCTGCTTTACCATAGGTGCCTATATGCTCTGGCGGCAGATCTACAACAATACCGTACCTACCGATAAATTGATTTTCACTGGTGGAGTGGTATTTCTAGGCTTTGCCGTTTCTAGCTTTGTCATGCGGAGCTTTTTGCGCGGTAGAGGTAGCTTCGTTGGCGATCTGTTTATCGCCGGAGCCTCATTACTACCAATAGGAGCTTTAGTTTTACTGAGCGGTTTGGTAGGAGTATCGCATGGCGCGATCGCTCTGGCAATTTTCGCTGTATTCAGTATTTCCTATGCCATCCTGACCGCCTACAGCGGCTGCAACCAGATCTCTAACATGTCAGAATCCGCATCTACCCTAAGCGTACCAACAATCTTTTGTTTAACCGGGTTCATCCTCGCAGCCTGCATCGCCTGGATGAGACCCATGGGAATTCGCCCTGATGGTTTGGTAACTTTCTTGATGGGTTTCTTAATAAACTAA
- the psbN gene encoding photosystem II reaction center protein PsbN, with amino-acid sequence MENDALYITLAIAVFTICLTAISIYTAFGPPNKKLSDPFEDHED; translated from the coding sequence ATGGAAAATGATGCTCTGTATATTACTTTAGCGATCGCGGTGTTTACGATCTGTCTAACTGCAATATCGATTTATACAGCCTTTGGCCCACCCAATAAAAAACTAAGCGATCCATTTGAGGATCACGAGGATTAG
- the psbH gene encoding photosystem II reaction center phosphoprotein PsbH → MSQRTWLGDILRPLNAEYGKVSRGWGTTTVMGTFMALFLVFLLVILQVYNSSLILEGVNLNWGG, encoded by the coding sequence ATGTCACAACGTACTTGGTTGGGAGATATTCTCAGGCCCTTAAATGCTGAATATGGCAAGGTTTCCCGTGGTTGGGGAACTACAACGGTTATGGGAACATTTATGGCTCTATTCCTGGTGTTTTTGCTCGTTATTCTCCAGGTATATAACTCGTCTTTAATTCTAGAAGGCGTTAATTTAAACTGGGGCGGCTAG
- a CDS encoding TatA/E family twin arginine-targeting protein translocase, translated as MNIFGIGLPEMIVIMVVALLIFGPKKLPEIGRSVGKAIKGFQDASREFESEFKREAELLEESTKPSTTVETSSESSKPSADA; from the coding sequence ATGAATATTTTTGGTATTGGTTTACCCGAGATGATCGTGATTATGGTAGTAGCACTACTGATCTTTGGGCCTAAAAAATTACCGGAAATTGGACGCAGTGTGGGTAAGGCCATCAAAGGATTTCAAGATGCTTCCCGCGAGTTTGAGTCTGAGTTTAAGCGCGAGGCAGAGCTATTAGAAGAAAGTACCAAGCCTTCAACTACTGTCGAGACATCGAGCGAGTCTTCAAAGCCATCAGCAGATGCCTGA
- the pth gene encoding aminoacyl-tRNA hydrolase, which produces MPEFNTLAAPPIDLIVGLGNPGDRYKHTRHNIGFMAIDYLASHWQIQLTTDRKFQGIYGDGRYPSGQRVRLLKPTTYMNLSGQSVRSLCDWFKIEPQSVLVIYDEMDLPFGKIRLRPSGSAGGHNGMKSIISHLGTPNFPRLRVGIGRSTHAVPTAISHVLGSFNPEETHALPDILRLVEDTVKTLSAEGIEKTMSIYNSRTITISAGIV; this is translated from the coding sequence ATGCCTGAATTTAATACTTTAGCTGCACCGCCAATTGACCTGATTGTGGGGTTGGGTAACCCTGGCGATCGCTACAAGCATACTCGTCATAATATTGGGTTTATGGCGATCGACTATCTAGCCAGTCACTGGCAGATTCAACTTACGACCGATCGCAAATTTCAAGGCATCTACGGTGACGGTAGGTATCCTAGTGGTCAAAGGGTACGCCTGCTCAAACCTACAACCTATATGAACCTTTCCGGTCAGTCGGTGCGATCGCTCTGTGACTGGTTTAAGATCGAACCTCAGTCTGTCCTGGTCATTTATGATGAAATGGACTTGCCCTTTGGCAAAATTCGCTTGCGTCCATCCGGCTCGGCGGGCGGACATAATGGCATGAAATCGATAATTTCCCACTTAGGCACGCCAAATTTTCCGCGCTTGCGGGTGGGTATCGGCAGGAGCACTCATGCCGTACCTACAGCTATCAGTCACGTTCTAGGTAGCTTTAATCCGGAAGAAACCCATGCCCTGCCCGACATCCTGAGATTGGTAGAAGATACAGTTAAAACTCTGTCCGCTGAGGGCATCGAAAAAACCATGAGTATCTATAACAGCCGCACCATTACCATTAGTGCTGGTATTGTATGA
- a CDS encoding sugar phosphate nucleotidyltransferase: MKAMILAAGKGTRIRPITYVMPKPMIPIMQKPVMEFLVELLRQHGFDQIMVNVSHLSEEIENYFRDGQKFGVQMAYSFEGSIINGELVGEALGSAGGLKKIQDFSPFFDSTFVVMCGDALIDLNLSEVVAWHRSKGAMATVVTKTVPKEEVSSYGVVVTDDEGRILDFQEKPKVDEALSNNINTGIYIFEPEVLNYVPSGKQYDIGSDLFPQLVKAGAPFYAIAMDFQWVDIGKVPDYWQAIQDVLQGKIKNVKIPGREVLPGVFTGLNVSVDWNKVEITGPVYIGGMTCIEEGAKIIGPTMIGPNCHVCKGAVVERSVIFEYSRLADVRLVDKLVFGRYCVDKTGATIDLQAAALDWLITDARQEAHVQSPLALGVPSTNAP; this comes from the coding sequence ATGAAGGCCATGATTCTGGCTGCTGGCAAAGGGACGAGAATTCGCCCTATTACATACGTGATGCCAAAGCCAATGATCCCGATCATGCAAAAACCCGTAATGGAATTTTTAGTCGAACTATTGCGGCAGCATGGCTTCGATCAAATCATGGTCAATGTCAGCCATTTGTCAGAGGAAATTGAGAACTATTTCCGTGACGGTCAAAAGTTTGGCGTGCAAATGGCCTACTCCTTTGAAGGTAGTATCATCAATGGTGAATTGGTAGGGGAAGCTTTAGGTTCAGCGGGTGGGCTGAAGAAAATTCAGGATTTTTCGCCTTTCTTTGACAGCACGTTTGTGGTGATGTGCGGCGATGCGTTGATCGATCTCAACCTGAGCGAGGTGGTGGCGTGGCACCGTTCTAAAGGTGCAATGGCAACAGTCGTTACCAAAACCGTACCGAAGGAAGAGGTATCTAGCTACGGTGTCGTGGTAACCGATGATGAGGGTAGAATTTTAGACTTCCAGGAGAAGCCCAAGGTTGACGAAGCTCTCAGTAATAATATCAACACGGGTATATATATTTTCGAGCCGGAGGTGCTTAACTACGTCCCCTCTGGCAAGCAATACGATATCGGTAGCGATCTATTCCCGCAGTTGGTAAAGGCGGGAGCGCCTTTCTACGCGATCGCGATGGACTTTCAATGGGTAGACATTGGTAAAGTACCCGACTATTGGCAAGCAATTCAGGATGTACTGCAAGGTAAGATCAAAAATGTCAAGATTCCGGGGCGTGAAGTATTACCAGGGGTATTTACGGGTCTGAATGTATCGGTGGACTGGAATAAAGTGGAAATTACAGGGCCTGTATACATTGGGGGCATGACCTGCATCGAAGAGGGAGCCAAGATTATTGGACCAACGATGATTGGCCCCAACTGCCATGTTTGTAAGGGGGCTGTGGTAGAGCGCAGCGTCATTTTTGAATATTCGCGCCTTGCCGACGTACGCTTAGTTGATAAGTTGGTATTCGGTCGCTATTGCGTTGATAAGACGGGTGCCACGATCGATCTACAGGCGGCGGCTCTGGATTGGCTGATTACCGACGCACGTCAGGAAGCACACGTCCAATCCCCCC